A stretch of Lysobacter sp. K5869 DNA encodes these proteins:
- a CDS encoding DUF2149 domain-containing protein: MSARAARRAARRLRTRFDQDDEDPRASLVNLVDVMLVFACGLLAAISAVSQTRQPVEVSQGQAIERPVDGRRSAGEGYQEVGQVYRDPKSGKLILIER, from the coding sequence ATGAGCGCGCGCGCCGCCCGCCGCGCCGCGCGCCGCCTGCGCACCCGCTTCGACCAAGACGACGAAGACCCGCGCGCCAGCCTGGTCAATCTGGTCGACGTGATGCTGGTGTTCGCCTGCGGTTTGCTCGCCGCGATCAGCGCCGTCTCGCAGACGCGGCAACCGGTCGAAGTGAGCCAGGGCCAAGCGATCGAGCGCCCCGTCGACGGGCGCCGCAGCGCGGGCGAGGGGTACCAGGAAGTCGGGCAGGTGTACCGCGACCCCAAGAGCGGGAAGTTGATCCTGATCGAGCGGTGA
- a CDS encoding MotA/TolQ/ExbB proton channel family protein: protein MDWMIHFDWLHHLIARLLPLALAVLLLACAAALIEAGLALGERWRGLRLLELGGDADRVERLARRRIERCDLLARVPPMLGLMATIIPLGPGLAALGQGDPAKLAAAVTVAFDATVLGLIAGIAGLWIGRLRRRWYEELLERMDAAA from the coding sequence TGCACCACCTGATCGCGCGGCTGCTGCCGCTGGCGCTGGCGGTGTTGCTGCTGGCCTGCGCCGCGGCGCTGATCGAAGCCGGGCTGGCGCTCGGCGAACGCTGGCGCGGTCTGCGCCTGCTCGAACTGGGCGGCGACGCCGACCGGGTCGAGCGCCTGGCGCGGCGCCGGATCGAACGCTGCGACCTGCTCGCGCGGGTGCCGCCGATGCTCGGGCTGATGGCGACCATCATCCCGCTCGGCCCGGGCTTGGCCGCGCTCGGCCAGGGCGACCCGGCCAAGCTCGCCGCCGCGGTCACCGTCGCCTTCGACGCCACCGTGCTCGGCCTGATCGCCGGCATCGCCGGCCTGTGGATCGGCCGCCTGCGCCGGCGCTGGTACGAGGAACTGCTCGAACGCATGGACGCCGCGGCATGA